One Sinorhizobium mexicanum genomic region harbors:
- a CDS encoding aspartate aminotransferase family protein: MAATTPLYDTYMRAPLRFERGEGAWLIAEDGSRYLDFAAGVAVNSLGHAHPHLVEALKAQADKVWHLSNLYEIPGQESLARRLTAVTFADRVFFTNSGAEALECAIKTARRYHFAKGNPEKFHVITFEGAFHGRTIATIAAGGQQKYIEGFGPKAPGFYQVPFGDIAAVKDAINDETAAILIEPIQGEGGIRPASKEFLQELRALCDEFGLLLILDEVQTGIGRTGKLFAYEWAGIRPDIMAVAKGIGGGFPLGACLATEEAAAGMVTGTHGSTYGGNPLAMAVGNAVLDIVLADGFLEQVREVALVFRQGLASLKDRFPDVIEEIRGDGLLLGIKAKVPSADLLKAIRAEKLLAVPAGENVLRLLPPLITTAAEAREGLARIERAAEAVRSNNGNAAA, from the coding sequence ATGGCCGCAACAACGCCGCTCTACGACACCTATATGCGCGCGCCGTTGCGTTTCGAGCGAGGCGAGGGCGCCTGGCTCATTGCCGAGGACGGCTCGCGCTATCTCGATTTTGCCGCCGGCGTTGCCGTGAATTCGCTTGGCCATGCCCACCCACACCTCGTCGAGGCGCTGAAGGCGCAGGCGGACAAGGTCTGGCATCTTTCCAACCTCTATGAAATTCCGGGCCAGGAAAGCCTGGCGCGCCGGCTGACGGCGGTGACCTTCGCCGACCGCGTGTTTTTCACAAATTCGGGTGCGGAAGCACTGGAATGCGCCATCAAGACTGCGCGCCGCTATCATTTCGCCAAGGGGAATCCGGAGAAATTTCACGTCATCACCTTTGAAGGCGCCTTCCACGGCCGCACGATCGCGACGATCGCGGCCGGTGGCCAACAGAAGTACATCGAGGGGTTCGGACCAAAGGCACCAGGCTTCTACCAGGTTCCTTTCGGCGACATTGCCGCGGTCAAGGATGCGATCAACGACGAGACGGCGGCGATCTTGATCGAGCCGATCCAGGGCGAGGGCGGTATCCGCCCGGCCAGCAAGGAGTTTCTGCAGGAGCTGCGTGCGCTTTGCGACGAATTCGGCCTGCTTCTGATCCTCGACGAGGTTCAGACCGGCATTGGCCGGACCGGCAAGCTCTTCGCCTATGAATGGGCCGGCATCCGCCCGGATATCATGGCGGTCGCCAAGGGCATCGGCGGCGGCTTTCCGCTGGGCGCCTGCCTGGCGACCGAAGAGGCGGCAGCCGGCATGGTCACGGGCACGCACGGTTCGACTTATGGCGGCAATCCGCTGGCAATGGCGGTCGGAAACGCGGTTCTCGACATCGTTCTCGCCGACGGCTTCCTGGAGCAGGTGCGCGAAGTGGCGCTTGTCTTCCGGCAGGGGCTCGCGTCGCTCAAGGACCGTTTCCCGGACGTGATCGAGGAAATCCGCGGCGACGGGCTGTTGCTCGGCATCAAGGCAAAAGTGCCCTCGGCCGACCTGTTGAAAGCGATCCGTGCCGAGAAGCTGCTTGCGGTTCCGGCCGGCGAAAACGTGCTGCGCCTGCTGCCGCCGTTGATCACCACCGCGGCCGAGGCCCGAGAAGGGCTCGCAAGGATCGAGCGCGCCGCTGAAGCGGTCAGGAGCAACAACGGCAACGCCGCGGCCTGA
- the pstC gene encoding phosphate ABC transporter permease subunit PstC has product MSTSLLLLIIVLIGFIAYFAGRARSLAQSGGKLANLHSLPGYHGSYVAIWAMLPAALVLAAWLIASPLYIDSSVRSSLPESVLSQGEATTQLALGQVKSVAVGLARLNADETAALESGSANLRETLAAKGVALAGEGEPYMIKAAQQFNEMRTTSRWLMSAVVLLVAVAGCIYAIRNISARFRARNQVERVMLASLIVASSIAILTTIGIVTSMLSEAARFFTMVSPVEFFFGTVWDPRFAAAGSSGTSGQFGLLPLLGGTLYIAFVAMLFAVPIGLFAAIYMAEYASPRLRSTAKPLLEVLAGIPTIVYGFFALVTVGPFLRDISAQLSGLITGNYQNFIQAQSVITAGIVMGIMLIPFVSSLSDDIITQVPRALRDGSLGLGATRSETVKRVILPAALPGIVGALLLTASRAVGETMIVVLAAGVAARMQLSPFEPMTTVTVKIVHQLTGDLEFTSPQTLVAFALGITLFVITLCLNIYALYIVRKYREQYE; this is encoded by the coding sequence ATGAGTACTTCGCTCCTTCTTTTGATCATTGTTTTGATTGGTTTCATTGCCTATTTCGCCGGTCGCGCGCGTTCGCTTGCGCAGTCGGGCGGTAAACTCGCAAATCTGCACTCCTTGCCCGGCTATCACGGCAGCTATGTTGCGATATGGGCGATGCTCCCGGCGGCGCTTGTGCTCGCCGCCTGGCTGATCGCATCGCCGCTGTACATCGATTCCAGCGTTCGCTCGTCGCTTCCCGAGTCCGTACTGAGCCAGGGTGAAGCGACGACGCAGCTTGCGCTCGGCCAGGTCAAGTCTGTCGCCGTTGGTCTCGCCCGCTTGAACGCGGACGAAACCGCCGCGCTTGAAAGCGGCTCCGCCAACCTGCGCGAAACGCTCGCCGCCAAGGGCGTGGCTCTTGCCGGCGAAGGCGAGCCGTACATGATCAAGGCCGCCCAGCAGTTCAATGAAATGCGAACGACGAGTCGCTGGCTGATGAGCGCTGTCGTGCTGCTCGTCGCCGTTGCGGGCTGCATCTACGCGATCCGCAACATCAGTGCCCGTTTTCGCGCCCGCAACCAGGTGGAGCGCGTCATGCTCGCTTCGCTGATTGTAGCCTCGTCGATCGCCATCCTCACGACGATCGGTATCGTCACGTCGATGCTGTCGGAAGCGGCGCGCTTCTTCACCATGGTATCGCCTGTCGAGTTCTTCTTCGGCACGGTTTGGGACCCCCGCTTCGCGGCAGCCGGCAGCAGCGGCACATCGGGCCAGTTCGGTCTCCTGCCGCTTCTCGGCGGCACGCTCTATATCGCCTTCGTCGCGATGCTGTTCGCGGTGCCCATCGGGCTCTTTGCGGCCATATACATGGCTGAATACGCAAGCCCGCGGCTGCGTTCGACGGCGAAGCCGCTGCTCGAGGTGCTCGCCGGCATCCCGACGATCGTCTACGGCTTCTTTGCGCTCGTGACGGTTGGCCCGTTCCTGCGCGATATTTCGGCGCAATTGAGCGGTCTCATCACCGGCAACTACCAGAATTTCATTCAGGCGCAGAGCGTCATCACGGCCGGGATCGTCATGGGCATCATGCTCATTCCGTTCGTGTCCTCGTTGTCCGACGACATCATCACCCAGGTGCCGCGGGCGCTGCGCGATGGCTCCCTTGGCCTTGGTGCCACGCGTTCGGAGACGGTTAAGAGGGTCATCCTGCCGGCCGCACTGCCCGGCATCGTCGGCGCGTTGTTGCTGACGGCCTCGCGCGCGGTCGGTGAAACCATGATCGTCGTGCTTGCCGCCGGTGTCGCGGCGCGCATGCAATTGAGCCCCTTCGAGCCGATGACGACGGTTACGGTCAAGATCGTCCATCAGTTGACGGGCGACCTGGAGTTCACGTCGCCGCAGACGCTGGTCGCCTTTGCGCTCGGCATCACGCTGTTCGTCATCACGCTCTGCCTCAACATCTACGCGCTCTACATCGTGCGCAAATATCGGGAACAGTACGAATGA
- the pstA gene encoding phosphate ABC transporter permease PstA: protein MTELASPTVKVSTRPAETRRDIGIKRRYAAERRFRAYGITAITLGLLFLAILISTVVSNGYTAFLQTTITLPIEFTEKVIDPKNERATDPKTLMTANYPVLVRNALVKQLGLDPTKRPLLKQATDMISPSARMQLRNMVVADPSLIGQTVPVTMLAEANIDSAFKGQIDLSVDEGRRRVKDQQVAWMNQLADAGVLKKSFNTGIFTFGASSRPEAAGVGVALVGSLYMMLIVLVLALPIGVAASIYLEEFAPKNRLTDLIEVNINNLAAVPSIVYGLLGLAVFINFAGMPRSAALVGGFVLTLMTLPTIIIATRAALKAVPPSIRSAALGLGASRMQTIFHHVLPLAMPGILTGTIIGLAHALGETAPLLLIGMVAFVVDFPGSPLEPSTALPVQIYMWANEPERAFVERTSGAIIILLIFLVFMNLGAILLRRRFERRW from the coding sequence ATGACCGAGCTTGCCTCCCCCACGGTAAAGGTCTCCACCCGTCCTGCCGAAACCCGCCGCGATATTGGCATCAAGCGCCGTTATGCGGCAGAGCGGCGCTTTCGCGCCTACGGCATCACGGCCATCACCCTTGGCCTCTTGTTTCTGGCGATCCTCATCTCGACGGTGGTCTCCAACGGTTACACCGCCTTCCTGCAGACGACGATCACGCTGCCGATCGAGTTCACCGAGAAGGTGATCGATCCGAAGAACGAACGCGCCACAGATCCCAAAACTTTGATGACCGCAAACTATCCGGTGCTCGTCCGCAATGCTCTGGTTAAGCAGCTCGGCCTTGATCCGACGAAGCGGCCGCTGCTCAAGCAGGCGACGGATATGATTTCGCCCAGCGCGCGCATGCAGCTGCGTAACATGGTCGTTGCCGATCCATCGTTGATCGGCCAGACCGTACCGGTCACAATGCTCGCCGAGGCGAATATCGACTCCGCTTTCAAGGGGCAGATCGACCTTTCGGTGGACGAGGGCAGGCGCAGGGTCAAGGACCAGCAGGTCGCCTGGATGAACCAGCTTGCCGATGCCGGCGTGCTCAAGAAGAGCTTCAACACCGGCATCTTCACCTTCGGCGCGTCGAGCCGCCCGGAAGCGGCGGGCGTGGGCGTCGCGCTCGTCGGATCGCTTTACATGATGCTGATCGTGCTGGTGCTGGCGCTGCCGATCGGTGTCGCCGCCTCGATCTATCTCGAGGAGTTCGCGCCGAAGAACCGGCTCACTGATCTGATTGAAGTCAACATCAACAATCTCGCGGCCGTACCGTCGATCGTTTACGGTCTTCTCGGCCTTGCTGTCTTCATCAACTTCGCCGGCATGCCGCGTTCGGCGGCCCTCGTGGGCGGCTTCGTGCTGACGCTGATGACGCTGCCGACGATTATCATCGCCACGCGCGCGGCGCTCAAGGCCGTGCCGCCGTCGATCCGTTCGGCGGCACTCGGTCTCGGCGCGTCGAGGATGCAGACGATCTTCCACCATGTTTTGCCGCTTGCCATGCCGGGCATTCTGACCGGCACGATTATCGGCCTTGCGCACGCACTCGGCGAAACCGCGCCGCTGCTCCTGATCGGCATGGTGGCCTTCGTCGTCGATTTTCCGGGGTCGCCGCTGGAACCCTCCACGGCACTGCCGGTGCAGATCTACATGTGGGCGAACGAGCCGGAACGCGCCTTCGTGGAGCGGACCTCGGGAGCGATCATCATTCTCCTGATCTTCCTCGTCTTCATGAACCTGGGCGCAATTCTCTTGCGGCGTCGCTTTGAGCGCCGCTGGTAG
- the phoB gene encoding phosphate regulon transcriptional regulator PhoB: MLPKIAVVEDEEALSVLLRYNLEAEGFDVDTILRGDEAEIRLQERLPDLLILDWMLPGVSGIELCRRLRQRPETERLPIIMLTARGEESERVRGLATGADDYVVKPFSTPELMARVKAMLRRAKPEVLSTLLRCGDIELDRETHRVHRRSREVRLGPTEFRLLEFLMSSPGRVFSRSQLLDGVWGHDIYVDERTVDVHVGRLRKALNFSNMPDVIRTVRGAGYSLES; encoded by the coding sequence ATGTTGCCGAAGATAGCCGTTGTCGAGGACGAGGAGGCGCTGAGCGTTCTCCTACGCTACAATCTCGAGGCCGAAGGTTTCGACGTCGATACGATCTTGCGTGGAGACGAGGCTGAAATCCGGCTTCAGGAGCGGTTGCCCGATCTCCTGATCCTCGACTGGATGCTGCCCGGGGTCTCCGGCATCGAACTCTGCCGCCGGCTGCGGCAGAGGCCGGAAACGGAGCGTCTGCCGATCATCATGCTGACCGCGCGTGGCGAGGAAAGCGAGCGGGTTCGTGGTCTCGCTACCGGCGCGGACGACTATGTCGTCAAGCCGTTTTCGACGCCGGAACTGATGGCGAGGGTGAAGGCAATGCTCAGGCGTGCCAAGCCCGAGGTGCTTTCGACGCTGTTGCGTTGCGGCGACATCGAGCTCGATCGCGAGACGCACCGCGTCCACAGGCGTAGCCGCGAAGTCCGGCTCGGACCGACGGAGTTCCGGCTGCTGGAGTTCCTGATGTCCTCGCCGGGGCGCGTTTTCTCCCGTTCGCAGCTTCTCGACGGCGTTTGGGGACATGATATCTATGTCGACGAGCGCACCGTGGATGTGCATGTCGGCCGTCTGCGCAAGGCGCTGAATTTCTCGAACATGCCCGATGTCATTCGCACCGTGCGCGGTGCCGGCTATTCGCTTGAAAGCTGA
- a CDS encoding GcrA family cell cycle regulator gives MNWTDERVEKLKKLWSEGLSASQIAAQLGGVSRNAVIGKVHRLSLPGRAKAGGATTAARPKRTTSAPRAPNYAARVATRTVTRTAGATVLKEEIEVDLVADQTLELAPNVVVPMSRRLGLTELTERTCKWPIGDPLKEEFHFCGNDSPESSPYCSYHTRLAYQPSAERRRMR, from the coding sequence ATGAACTGGACTGACGAGCGGGTGGAGAAACTGAAGAAGCTGTGGTCCGAGGGCCTGAGCGCCAGCCAGATCGCGGCTCAACTGGGCGGCGTCAGCCGTAACGCCGTGATCGGCAAAGTTCACCGGCTGAGCCTGCCGGGCCGGGCCAAGGCGGGCGGCGCGACCACTGCCGCACGCCCGAAGCGCACCACGTCCGCCCCCCGGGCGCCGAACTATGCCGCGCGCGTCGCCACCCGCACCGTCACCCGCACCGCCGGCGCTACCGTCCTCAAGGAAGAGATCGAAGTCGATCTCGTCGCCGATCAGACCCTCGAACTCGCACCGAACGTCGTCGTCCCGATGTCCCGGCGCCTCGGCCTGACGGAGCTCACGGAGCGCACCTGCAAGTGGCCGATCGGCGACCCCCTGAAGGAGGAGTTCCATTTCTGCGGCAACGACTCGCCGGAATCGTCGCCCTATTGCAGCTATCACACGCGGCTCGCCTATCAGCCTTCCGCCGAGCGCCGCCGTATGCGCTGA
- the argF gene encoding ornithine carbamoyltransferase, with product MTGTRHFLDISAMAAGDLRTIIDDARVRKTATKDGTAERPLAGKMLAMIFEKPSTRTRVSFDVGMRQLGGETLFLSGTEMQLGRAETIGDTAKVLSRYVDAIMIRTTDHRRLLELAEHATVPVINGLTDDTHPCQIMADILTFEEHRGPVKGKTIAWTGDGNNVLHSLIEGSARFGYRMNMAVPLGSEPQDKFLNWARNNGGDVLLCHEPEQAVAGAHCVVTDTWVSMNQEHRARGHNVFQPYQVNEALMKHAHPDALFMHCLPAHRGEEVTDEVIDGPQSVVFDEAENRLHAQKSILAWCMGIV from the coding sequence ATGACAGGTACCAGACATTTTCTCGACATCTCGGCGATGGCGGCTGGCGACTTGAGGACCATCATCGACGACGCACGCGTTCGCAAGACGGCGACCAAGGACGGCACCGCTGAACGCCCGCTCGCCGGCAAGATGCTCGCGATGATTTTCGAGAAGCCCTCCACCCGCACGCGTGTCTCCTTTGACGTCGGCATGCGCCAGCTCGGCGGCGAGACCTTGTTCCTCTCCGGAACTGAAATGCAGCTCGGCCGGGCCGAGACGATCGGCGACACCGCCAAGGTGCTTTCGCGCTATGTGGACGCGATCATGATCCGCACGACCGACCATCGGCGGCTGCTGGAGCTCGCCGAACACGCGACGGTGCCGGTCATCAACGGCCTGACCGACGATACGCATCCCTGTCAGATCATGGCCGACATCTTGACGTTCGAGGAGCACCGCGGACCGGTCAAGGGCAAGACGATCGCCTGGACCGGCGACGGCAACAACGTCCTTCATTCGCTGATCGAAGGCTCCGCGCGTTTCGGATATCGCATGAACATGGCGGTGCCGCTCGGTTCCGAGCCGCAGGACAAATTCCTCAACTGGGCGCGCAACAATGGCGGCGATGTCCTGCTTTGCCATGAGCCGGAGCAGGCCGTTGCCGGCGCCCATTGCGTCGTCACCGACACCTGGGTATCGATGAACCAGGAGCACCGTGCGCGCGGCCACAATGTTTTCCAGCCTTATCAGGTCAACGAGGCCCTGATGAAGCACGCTCACCCGGACGCGCTGTTCATGCACTGCCTGCCGGCGCACCGCGGGGAAGAGGTGACGGACGAGGTCATTGACGGCCCGCAATCGGTCGTTTTCGACGAGGCGGAAAATCGGCTGCACGCACAGAAATCGATCCTTGCCTGGTGCATGGGTATCGTCTGA
- the apaG gene encoding Co2+/Mg2+ efflux protein ApaG: MYRALTRDIEVTVEPYYLEEQSDPDDSRYVWGYRIVISNHSGITVRLMTRYWHITDENGQVDEVSGPGVIGEQPLLNPGDTYEYSSGCPLDTPSGVMFGHYSMEAEDGETFNVAIPAFSLDSPGLVRTLN; encoded by the coding sequence ATGTATCGTGCCCTGACTCGCGATATCGAAGTCACGGTGGAACCGTACTATCTGGAAGAACAGTCGGATCCGGACGATAGCCGCTATGTCTGGGGCTATCGCATCGTCATATCGAACCATTCCGGCATCACGGTTCGCCTGATGACCCGTTACTGGCACATCACCGACGAAAACGGCCAGGTGGACGAAGTGAGTGGTCCCGGCGTGATCGGCGAGCAGCCTCTGCTCAACCCCGGCGACACCTACGAATATTCCTCCGGCTGCCCGCTGGATACACCCTCGGGCGTCATGTTCGGCCACTACAGCATGGAAGCCGAGGACGGCGAGACCTTCAATGTCGCTATCCCCGCCTTCTCGCTCGATTCGCCCGGGCTGGTCCGCACCCTGAACTGA
- a CDS encoding Hsp33 family molecular chaperone: MTETARGLGEFDFAGDDHVVPFHVEGLDVRGRAVQLGPMLDAILERHNYPLPVARLVAETVVLTVLLGTSLKFEGKLIVQTQGDGPVDLVVADFSTPDRVRAYARYSQEALATAEQDGRTEPHELLGKGVLAFTIDQGAHMQRYQGIVELDGATLEEIAGAYFRQSEQIPTKVRLGVAELLDRDENGKPRHRWRAGGMVAQFLPDAPERMRQPDLPGGDGEEGEALELFTEDDLWSEAKVMVETIDTDELTDPTVGTERLLYRLFHERGVRVYQPQAVYDRCSCSREKIRGVLAGLDREDIENSIEDGVIKVTCEFCSTTYRFEASEVRPQ, encoded by the coding sequence ATGACAGAAACAGCACGGGGGCTTGGCGAATTCGATTTTGCCGGTGACGACCATGTCGTGCCTTTCCACGTTGAGGGGCTCGATGTGCGCGGGCGCGCCGTGCAGCTCGGGCCGATGCTCGATGCCATTCTGGAGCGGCATAATTATCCGCTGCCGGTGGCGCGTCTGGTTGCAGAGACAGTGGTGCTGACGGTACTGCTCGGCACGTCGCTGAAGTTCGAGGGCAAGCTGATCGTTCAGACGCAGGGCGATGGCCCAGTCGATCTCGTGGTCGCGGACTTTTCGACCCCGGATCGGGTCCGCGCCTATGCTCGCTACAGCCAGGAAGCCCTGGCCACAGCCGAGCAGGATGGACGCACAGAGCCCCATGAACTCCTCGGCAAGGGGGTTCTTGCCTTCACCATCGACCAGGGCGCTCACATGCAGCGCTACCAGGGTATTGTCGAACTCGACGGTGCAACGCTCGAGGAAATCGCCGGCGCTTATTTCCGCCAGTCGGAGCAGATCCCGACCAAGGTGCGCCTTGGTGTCGCCGAGCTTCTCGATCGCGACGAGAACGGAAAGCCTCGGCACCGCTGGCGCGCTGGTGGCATGGTTGCCCAGTTCCTGCCGGATGCCCCGGAACGCATGCGCCAGCCAGACCTTCCGGGCGGCGATGGCGAGGAAGGCGAAGCTCTCGAGCTCTTCACGGAGGATGATCTCTGGTCGGAAGCCAAGGTGATGGTCGAGACGATCGACACCGACGAACTGACCGATCCGACCGTCGGAACGGAAAGGCTGCTCTACCGGCTGTTCCACGAGCGCGGGGTTCGTGTCTACCAGCCGCAAGCGGTCTACGATCGCTGCAGCTGTTCGCGCGAGAAGATCCGGGGCGTATTGGCCGGGCTCGACCGCGAAGATATCGAGAACAGCATCGAGGACGGGGTGATCAAGGTGACGTGCGAGTTCTGCTCCACCACCTATCGTTTTGAGGCGAGCGAAGTGCGCCCCCAGTGA
- the phoU gene encoding phosphate signaling complex protein PhoU produces MSSTHITSAFDDELKYLTRRVSEMGGLAEQMVADSVRALVNSDLALAQKVISDDAMLDDAERQIGDKAIVTIAKRQPMASDLREIMGSIRIAADLERVGDLGKNTAKRVIAVAGSGIPRKLARGLEHLAELALVQLKEVLDVYASRSPEKANSIRERDEEIDAIYTSLFRELLTYMMEDPRNITPCTHLLFCAKNIERIGDHATNIAETIYYMATGAQPQGERPKDDNTSTLGSVTD; encoded by the coding sequence ATGTCATCTACACACATCACGTCGGCTTTTGACGACGAGCTCAAATATCTGACGCGCCGCGTCTCGGAAATGGGAGGCCTTGCCGAGCAGATGGTGGCCGATTCCGTCCGGGCGCTGGTGAATTCCGACCTGGCGTTGGCGCAGAAGGTGATTTCCGACGACGCGATGCTGGACGATGCCGAGCGCCAGATCGGTGACAAGGCGATCGTCACCATCGCCAAGCGTCAGCCAATGGCCTCGGATCTTCGCGAGATCATGGGGTCGATCCGTATCGCCGCCGATTTGGAACGCGTGGGCGATCTCGGCAAGAACACTGCCAAGCGCGTGATCGCGGTCGCCGGATCCGGCATCCCCCGCAAGCTTGCGCGGGGCCTGGAGCATCTGGCGGAGCTGGCCCTGGTCCAGCTCAAGGAGGTGCTCGACGTCTACGCTTCTCGCTCGCCGGAAAAGGCGAACAGCATCCGCGAGCGCGACGAGGAGATCGACGCGATCTATACGTCGCTTTTCCGCGAACTGCTGACCTATATGATGGAAGATCCGCGCAACATCACGCCGTGCACGCATCTTCTGTTCTGCGCCAAGAACATCGAGCGTATCGGCGACCACGCGACCAACATTGCCGAAACGATCTATTACATGGCGACGGGCGCCCAGCCGCAGGGCGAACGGCCGAAGGACGATAATACGTCGACGCTGGGCTCAGTGACGGACTAG
- a CDS encoding CDP-alcohol phosphatidyltransferase family protein: MLDGAVRRRLDPLLDRLGVALVRRGVKADTVTIFGLGLGLAAAGLIAYRLFLAGAGMILLSRLCDGLDGAVARASRGTDFGGFLDIVLDFAFYGAIPLAFIISDPAANGLAGAFLLFSFYVNGSSFLAYAIMAEKRAMTTSVRGAKSLYFTTGLAEGTETIVVFLAFCLFPGWFPPLAAVFAVVCLYTAISRIVLARLSFLEQQ; this comes from the coding sequence ATGCTCGATGGTGCGGTGCGCAGGCGGCTTGATCCGCTTCTTGACCGGCTGGGCGTCGCTCTTGTCAGGCGCGGCGTAAAGGCTGACACCGTCACGATTTTCGGTCTTGGCCTCGGACTGGCGGCTGCCGGCCTCATCGCATATCGGCTCTTTCTCGCCGGCGCGGGCATGATCCTGCTCAGCCGGCTGTGCGACGGTCTCGACGGAGCCGTGGCGCGCGCCAGCCGCGGCACGGATTTCGGCGGGTTTCTCGATATCGTCCTCGACTTCGCCTTCTATGGCGCAATCCCGCTCGCCTTCATCATTTCTGATCCAGCTGCAAACGGCCTTGCCGGCGCCTTTCTGCTTTTCTCCTTTTATGTCAACGGATCGAGCTTTCTCGCCTATGCGATCATGGCCGAAAAGCGTGCGATGACGACCAGCGTGCGCGGAGCAAAGTCGCTCTATTTCACGACCGGGCTCGCCGAGGGGACCGAGACCATCGTAGTTTTCCTCGCCTTCTGCCTGTTTCCCGGGTGGTTCCCGCCTCTTGCGGCAGTGTTCGCGGTCGTCTGCCTCTACACAGCCATATCGCGGATCGTTCTTGCCCGCCTCAGCTTCCTTGAGCAGCAATAA
- the pstB gene encoding phosphate ABC transporter ATP-binding protein PstB codes for MNMMSEAAVEKALDLKMNTVPYKMIGKDVSVYYGEKRALFDVNLNIRENTVTALIGPSGCGKSTFLRTLNRMNDTIENCRVTGKITLDEDDVYDPSIDVVELRARVGMVFQKPNPFPKSIYENVAYGPRIHGLARTKAEFDEVVETSLQKAGLFNEVKDRLHEPGTGLSGGQQQRLCIARAVAVSPEVILMDEPCSALDPIATAKVEELIHELRANFTIVIVTHSMQQAARVSQRTAMFHLGNLVEENDTDKMFTNPDDQRTQDYIMGRFG; via the coding sequence ATGAACATGATGTCGGAAGCTGCAGTGGAAAAAGCTCTGGATCTGAAAATGAATACTGTGCCCTACAAGATGATCGGCAAGGATGTGTCGGTCTATTACGGCGAGAAGCGCGCGCTCTTCGACGTCAACCTCAATATCCGTGAAAACACCGTGACAGCCTTGATCGGTCCGTCGGGCTGCGGCAAGTCGACGTTTCTGCGCACCTTGAACCGCATGAACGACACGATCGAGAACTGCCGCGTGACCGGCAAGATCACGCTCGACGAGGACGACGTCTACGACCCGTCGATCGACGTCGTGGAACTGCGGGCCCGTGTCGGCATGGTGTTCCAGAAGCCGAACCCGTTCCCGAAGTCGATCTACGAGAACGTCGCCTATGGTCCTCGTATTCATGGCCTCGCCCGTACCAAGGCGGAGTTCGACGAGGTCGTCGAAACCAGCCTGCAGAAGGCCGGTCTTTTCAATGAGGTCAAGGATCGGCTGCACGAGCCGGGTACCGGCCTTTCCGGCGGCCAGCAGCAGCGTCTCTGCATTGCGCGCGCCGTAGCTGTCAGCCCCGAAGTAATCCTGATGGATGAGCCCTGTTCTGCGCTCGATCCGATCGCCACCGCCAAGGTGGAGGAACTCATTCACGAGCTGCGCGCCAACTTCACGATCGTCATCGTGACCCACTCGATGCAGCAGGCCGCGCGCGTCTCGCAGCGCACCGCCATGTTCCACCTCGGCAATCTCGTCGAGGAGAACGATACCGACAAGATGTTTACCAATCCGGATGACCAGCGCACGCAGGACTACATTATGGGTCGGTTTGGCTAA